The Candidatus Cloacimonadota bacterium DNA segment CCGAATTTACCGGAAGTCAGCGAATTGGACGCAGTTCGTCATTATAAAGAAATTTCCGATAAAAATCATTGTATCGAAACAGGATTTTATCCGCTTGGCTCCTGCACAATGAAATACAATCCAAAGATCAATGATATTGTAAATGTGCTTCCCGGATTTACAGACATTCATCCGATGCAACCGGAAAACACAGTTCAGGGTGCTCTTGAAATTATGTATGAATTACAAAAAGACCTTGCGGAAATTTCGGGATTCCCTCAAGTTTCTCTCCAACCGGTTGCTGGGGCTCACTCGGAATTTACCGGTGTAAATATCATCTATAATTATCACAAAAGCAAAGGAAGAAATCCCAAAAAAATAATTATGCCCGACTCCTCTCACGGAACAAATCCGGCAACAACTACGATGCACGGTTTTGAAGTCGTAGAAATAAAATCCACAGAAAGCGGACAAGTGGACATTGAAGCCCTAAAAGAAGTTCTTGATGACAATGTGGCTGGATTTATGCTGACAAATCCGAATACGCTCGGAATTTTTGAAACCAATGTGCGGGAAATTGCGGAACTCATCCATTCTGTGGACGGACTAATGTATATGGACGGGGCAAATTTTAATGCCATCCTCGGATATATTCGCCCGGGTGATATTGGTTTTGACATCACTCATTTCAATTTGCATAAAACTTTTGCCACTCCCCACGGAGGTGGCGGACCGGGGAATGGTGGCGTGGGAGTTATCGAAAAATTAGTTGATTTTCTCCCAAAACCAATTGTGAAAAAGGACAAAGACGGATATTATTTTGATTACGATGCAAAAAATTCGATTGGGCGAGTCCATTCATTTTATGGAAATTTTTCTGTAATGGTTCGTGCCTACATTTATCTAAAAATGTTGGGTGAAAAAGGCTTAAGACGGGTTGCAGAAAATTCTGTTATAAACTCAAATTACTTGATGAATAAGATCAAAGCAGTTTATCCTGTTCCGTTTGATAAAAATATTATGCACGAGTTTGTAGCATCCGGTGAGCGATTCAAAGAATATGGGATCAAGACTCTTAACATTGCAAAACGTCTGCTTGATTATGGTTTTCACGCTCCCACAGTTTATTTCCCATTAATCGTAAAAGAGGCTTTGATGATCGAGCCAACTGAAACCGAAAGTAAAGAAGCCATTGATGAATTTGCCGATGCAATGTTGAAAATTGCA contains these protein-coding regions:
- the gcvPB gene encoding aminomethyl-transferring glycine dehydrogenase subunit GcvPB; translation: METKTIFEKSINGRKGYTLPNCKIEKNISQIFPKEMLRENKPNLPEVSELDAVRHYKEISDKNHCIETGFYPLGSCTMKYNPKINDIVNVLPGFTDIHPMQPENTVQGALEIMYELQKDLAEISGFPQVSLQPVAGAHSEFTGVNIIYNYHKSKGRNPKKIIMPDSSHGTNPATTTMHGFEVVEIKSTESGQVDIEALKEVLDDNVAGFMLTNPNTLGIFETNVREIAELIHSVDGLMYMDGANFNAILGYIRPGDIGFDITHFNLHKTFATPHGGGGPGNGGVGVIEKLVDFLPKPIVKKDKDGYYFDYDAKNSIGRVHSFYGNFSVMVRAYIYLKMLGEKGLRRVAENSVINSNYLMNKIKAVYPVPFDKNIMHEFVASGERFKEYGIKTLNIAKRLLDYGFHAPTVYFPLIVKEALMIEPTETESKEAIDEFADAMLKIADEAKNSPEILLDAPVKTPVGRLDETAAIKRMDIRFKFGE